Proteins found in one Amycolatopsis umgeniensis genomic segment:
- a CDS encoding DUF2020 domain-containing protein, whose product MRRLLILPLVVPLLAACGPTEQPPPAANPTAPSTTPAPQIPPSPEPTGKGPCPYLGADMISDANGQKVSKVKTSADQPHPTCFFYALSGKLQLTVRVYVGEPAVAKALVDQAAPIDTSNPADEPAGWKGGYQPSGEGAVYAVAKGGNAVVVTTNQKQSVKARTVAKEAIGELKL is encoded by the coding sequence ATGCGACGTCTTCTGATCTTGCCGCTCGTCGTGCCGCTCCTGGCGGCCTGCGGGCCGACGGAACAGCCGCCGCCCGCGGCGAACCCGACCGCGCCGTCGACCACCCCGGCGCCCCAGATCCCGCCTTCGCCGGAACCCACCGGGAAGGGCCCGTGCCCGTACCTCGGCGCGGACATGATCTCGGATGCCAACGGGCAGAAGGTCTCCAAGGTCAAGACGTCGGCGGACCAGCCGCATCCGACCTGTTTCTTCTACGCGCTGAGCGGGAAGCTGCAGCTCACCGTGCGCGTGTACGTCGGAGAGCCCGCCGTCGCCAAGGCACTCGTCGACCAGGCGGCGCCCATCGACACGTCCAACCCCGCCGACGAACCGGCGGGCTGGAAAGGCGGCTACCAGCCGTCCGGCGAGGGCGCCGTCTACGCCGTCGCGAAGGGTGGGAACGCGGTAGTCGTGACCACCAACCAGAAGCAGAGCGTGAAGGCACGTACGGTGGCGAAGGAGGCTATCGGTGAGCTGAAGCTCTAG
- a CDS encoding DUF6918 family protein, whose translation MADTLKEILLDSTRRPAVVSDFEGLVDAEVSDKGGVSGAVVKTGFAAVKKIKPGIIPSAVDALLDDFTGALEPFYGDYKAKGGNDFGAYLVGRGDEAADALLSVTDARADKSSRDSIKKVYGKLRPNGKKNVEEALPRLGQLIDKHAAAV comes from the coding sequence GTGGCTGACACCCTCAAGGAAATCTTGCTCGACTCCACCCGTCGCCCGGCGGTCGTGAGCGACTTCGAAGGTCTCGTCGACGCTGAGGTTTCGGACAAGGGCGGCGTTTCCGGTGCCGTCGTGAAGACCGGCTTCGCGGCCGTCAAGAAGATCAAGCCGGGCATCATCCCCTCCGCCGTCGACGCCCTGCTCGACGACTTCACCGGTGCCCTCGAGCCGTTCTACGGCGACTACAAGGCCAAGGGTGGCAACGACTTCGGTGCCTACCTGGTCGGCCGCGGTGACGAGGCCGCCGACGCGCTCCTGTCGGTCACCGACGCGCGCGCCGACAAGAGCAGCCGCGACAGCATCAAGAAGGTCTACGGCAAGCTGCGCCCGAACGGCAAGAAGAACGTCGAGGAGGCCCTTCCCCGCCTCGGCCAGCTGATCGACAAGCACGCTGCTGCTGTTTAA
- a CDS encoding peptidylprolyl isomerase: MKLVTESKGSLIGGALKATLHTNQGDITLNLFPDHAPKTVANFVGLAEGSKEYTQPNAQGDSSGPFYNGSIFHRVIDGFMLQGGDPTGTGRGGPGYKFGDEFHPELQFSKPYLLAMANAGPGTNGSQFFITVAPTTHLNFKHTIFGEVADQSSREVVDAIGRTATGPADRPLQDVVIEKVSISREG; the protein is encoded by the coding sequence ATGAAGCTCGTGACTGAAAGCAAGGGATCCCTCATTGGTGGCGCGTTGAAGGCCACTCTGCACACCAACCAGGGTGACATCACCCTGAACCTGTTCCCCGACCACGCGCCGAAGACGGTCGCGAACTTCGTCGGGCTCGCCGAGGGCAGCAAGGAGTACACGCAGCCCAACGCGCAGGGCGACAGCTCGGGCCCGTTCTACAACGGGTCGATCTTCCACCGCGTCATCGACGGCTTCATGCTCCAGGGCGGCGACCCGACCGGCACCGGCCGCGGCGGCCCCGGCTACAAGTTCGGCGACGAGTTCCACCCGGAGCTCCAGTTCTCCAAGCCGTACCTGCTGGCCATGGCCAACGCCGGGCCCGGCACCAACGGCTCGCAGTTCTTCATCACCGTCGCGCCGACGACGCACCTGAACTTCAAGCACACGATCTTCGGCGAGGTCGCGGACCAGTCGTCCCGCGAGGTCGTCGACGCGATCGGGCGCACGGCGACCGGTCCGGCCGACCGTCCGCTGCAGGACGTCGTCATCGAGAAGGTCAGCATCAGCCGCGAAGGCTGA
- a CDS encoding rhomboid family intramembrane serine protease has protein sequence MSQPPNPQYQQAAMPGCWWHPNRPTGLSCARCDRPACPDCLREASVGFQCTDCVQAGRQQDRVQQKQYRDAGYGARTLAGARQPRTAIVTPILLALNVVVFIITVAQSGSISENFYSEVFQYGQLSNSATLVDDEWWRVFTSGFLQYGLLHIASNAFSLWFVGRPLETALGRVPFLTLYFVAMLGGSVANLVFTDLNAPAVIGASGAIFGLIGAYAVIVIRLRLNPTWLLVMLGLNVFITFQVPGISILAHAGGFVAGLVTTFALLYAPEKNRLKWQLGGIAIVVVALVGLLIWRDVQTASSVCGLVTESGRLRYLCYPA, from the coding sequence GTGAGCCAACCACCGAATCCCCAGTACCAGCAGGCCGCCATGCCCGGCTGCTGGTGGCACCCGAACCGGCCGACCGGGCTGAGCTGTGCACGCTGCGACCGTCCGGCCTGCCCGGATTGCCTGCGCGAAGCTTCAGTGGGCTTCCAGTGCACCGACTGCGTGCAGGCCGGCCGCCAGCAAGACCGCGTCCAGCAGAAGCAGTACCGCGACGCCGGCTACGGCGCGCGCACCCTCGCCGGCGCCCGGCAGCCTCGGACGGCGATCGTGACGCCGATCCTCCTGGCGCTCAACGTCGTCGTCTTCATCATCACGGTCGCCCAGTCCGGCAGCATCTCCGAGAACTTCTACTCGGAGGTCTTCCAGTACGGGCAGCTGTCGAATTCGGCGACGTTGGTGGACGACGAGTGGTGGCGGGTATTCACCTCGGGGTTCCTGCAGTACGGCCTCCTGCACATCGCGAGCAACGCGTTCTCCCTGTGGTTCGTGGGGCGCCCGCTGGAGACCGCGCTCGGCCGCGTCCCGTTCCTCACGCTCTACTTCGTCGCGATGCTCGGCGGTTCCGTCGCGAACCTGGTGTTCACGGACCTCAACGCACCCGCGGTGATCGGTGCCTCCGGTGCCATCTTCGGGCTCATCGGCGCGTACGCGGTCATCGTCATCAGGCTCCGGCTCAATCCGACATGGCTGCTCGTCATGCTGGGGCTCAACGTCTTCATCACCTTCCAGGTGCCGGGGATCTCGATCCTCGCGCACGCGGGCGGTTTCGTCGCCGGTCTGGTGACGACCTTCGCGCTGCTCTACGCGCCGGAGAAGAACCGCCTCAAATGGCAGCTCGGCGGGATCGCGATCGTGGTCGTCGCGCTGGTCGGGCTCCTGATCTGGAGGGACGTGCAGACGGCTTCCAGCGTCTGCGGGCTGGTCACCGAGAGCGGCAGACTCCGCTACCTGTGCTACCCGGCGTAG
- a CDS encoding PH domain-containing protein, which yields MAWVITLLLLAGVTWLAFAGDVGGTVLTGVAMVSIGALALHGTLLRPRLAAGPDGILARTFGGAHRYSWTEARLRLRTTRRLGRDGLTLEVESGEHLLVFGRIDLGEDPRDVLDVLTALKGQALS from the coding sequence GTGGCCTGGGTGATCACCCTGTTGCTGCTGGCAGGCGTGACGTGGCTGGCTTTCGCCGGTGACGTCGGCGGAACCGTGCTGACCGGGGTGGCGATGGTGTCCATCGGCGCGCTCGCGCTCCACGGCACCCTGCTCCGGCCGCGGCTGGCCGCCGGTCCCGACGGGATCCTGGCCAGGACGTTCGGCGGCGCGCACCGCTATTCCTGGACCGAAGCGCGGCTGCGGCTGCGCACGACGCGCCGTCTCGGCCGGGACGGCTTGACCCTCGAGGTCGAATCCGGCGAACACCTGCTGGTGTTCGGCCGGATCGACCTCGGCGAGGACCCCAGGGACGTCCTGGACGTCCTCACCGCCCTCAAGGGTCAGGCGTTGTCGTAG
- the crgA gene encoding cell division protein CrgA, whose product MPKSKVRKKTAYTPPTDRRTPVKVKAAGPSNLFYKIVMFGLMLVGLLWLVVNYIAGDKIPFMADLGNTNFAIGFVLMIAGLLMTMRWR is encoded by the coding sequence ATGCCGAAGTCCAAGGTCCGTAAGAAAACGGCGTACACCCCGCCGACCGACCGCCGCACGCCGGTGAAGGTCAAGGCCGCGGGCCCGTCGAACCTGTTCTACAAGATCGTGATGTTCGGTCTCATGTTGGTCGGCCTGTTGTGGCTGGTCGTCAACTACATCGCGGGCGACAAGATCCCCTTCATGGCGGATCTGGGCAACACGAACTTCGCGATCGGCTTCGTGCTGATGATCGCCGGGTTGCTCATGACCATGCGGTGGCGGTGA
- a CDS encoding class E sortase — protein sequence MDAPPPRRRPVPPPGSTEETVIFEPVGGGTATEERPPRELGKGGVAVRTVGELLITAGLVVLLFMVYEVYVTDLFSAGKQSEASSELDGDWSKDRQLHPDLVDGKAFARIHIPVFGADFNFTIQEGTTEAALEVGPGHYKGTALPGEPGNFAIAGHRVGKGAPFNDLDNLTSCDQIIIESQTDFYIYKVLPYKDEVEGWAAGKGADPKCKNVGTLRDPNAVDGGAYGETNGRRIVFPTKGDTVNPVPYKDPEILPKAEQVSLLTLTTCHPKFSARERLIIHAVLAQQVPKNQVGTYAELLPKISEAR from the coding sequence ATGGACGCGCCTCCGCCACGCCGTCGTCCCGTGCCGCCGCCGGGGTCGACCGAGGAGACCGTCATCTTCGAACCGGTCGGCGGTGGCACCGCGACCGAGGAACGCCCGCCCCGGGAACTGGGCAAGGGCGGAGTCGCCGTCCGGACCGTCGGGGAGCTCCTCATCACCGCCGGGCTGGTGGTGCTGCTGTTCATGGTCTACGAGGTCTACGTGACCGACCTCTTCTCCGCGGGCAAGCAGTCGGAGGCGAGTTCGGAGCTGGACGGCGACTGGTCGAAGGACCGGCAGCTGCATCCGGACCTGGTCGACGGGAAGGCGTTCGCCAGGATCCACATCCCGGTGTTCGGCGCCGACTTCAACTTCACCATCCAGGAAGGCACCACCGAGGCCGCGCTCGAAGTCGGCCCCGGCCACTACAAGGGCACGGCGCTGCCGGGCGAACCGGGCAACTTCGCCATCGCCGGTCACCGTGTCGGCAAGGGCGCGCCGTTCAACGATCTGGACAACCTCACCTCGTGCGACCAGATCATCATCGAGTCGCAGACCGACTTCTACATCTACAAGGTGCTGCCCTACAAGGACGAGGTCGAGGGCTGGGCCGCGGGCAAGGGCGCCGACCCGAAGTGCAAGAACGTCGGGACGCTGCGTGATCCGAACGCCGTTGACGGCGGTGCCTACGGCGAGACCAACGGCCGCCGCATCGTGTTCCCGACCAAGGGCGACACGGTGAACCCGGTGCCGTACAAGGATCCGGAGATCCTGCCGAAGGCCGAACAGGTCTCGCTGCTCACGCTGACGACGTGTCACCCGAAGTTCTCGGCGCGAGAGCGGCTCATCATCCACGCGGTGCTGGCCCAGCAGGTGCCGAAGAACCAGGTGGGCACCTACGCCGAACTGCTGCCCAAGATCTCGGAGGCGCGCTGA
- a CDS encoding LLM class flavin-dependent oxidoreductase: MRFGVFLVSGRFPGQEDADVLRRSVDAAVAAERAGFDDVWFAEHHFMPYGVCPSAITLAAHVLGRTERIVVGTAVSVLSIAHPVALAEQWSLLDAVSGGRLRIGVGRGGPWQDLEVFGTGASRYETGFEESLDLLLAAMTSKTVSADGDYFAFREVPMVPSPQRAPRLVVACGDAGSRAVRLAADRGLPMLLGLHTDDDGKIETLAAYGDPAAGHVSTVMCQVGDDALDVVRSALPGSLKEGFAGHVYLDGRRGLEKDPVAYTDRLCEMHPIGGVEYCVDRLGTSIRRTGVSHVIMMVEASGTPEGTLENIARIGEEVLPALRNG; this comes from the coding sequence GTGCGGTTCGGCGTCTTCCTCGTCTCCGGAAGGTTTCCCGGGCAGGAGGACGCCGACGTCCTGCGCAGGTCGGTCGACGCCGCCGTCGCCGCCGAACGGGCGGGCTTCGACGACGTCTGGTTCGCCGAGCACCACTTCATGCCGTACGGCGTCTGCCCGTCCGCGATCACCCTCGCCGCGCACGTGCTCGGCCGGACCGAGCGGATCGTGGTCGGCACCGCGGTGAGCGTGCTGTCGATCGCGCATCCGGTGGCGCTCGCCGAGCAGTGGTCGCTGCTCGACGCGGTTTCCGGCGGACGCCTGCGGATCGGCGTCGGCCGAGGCGGGCCGTGGCAGGACCTCGAGGTGTTCGGCACCGGGGCGTCCCGCTACGAAACGGGGTTCGAGGAGAGCCTCGACCTGTTGCTCGCGGCGATGACTTCGAAGACCGTCTCGGCCGACGGCGACTACTTCGCGTTCCGAGAGGTGCCGATGGTGCCGAGCCCGCAACGCGCTCCGCGCCTGGTCGTGGCCTGCGGAGACGCCGGATCGCGCGCTGTCCGGCTCGCCGCCGATCGTGGCCTGCCGATGCTGCTCGGCCTGCACACCGACGACGACGGCAAGATCGAAACCCTTGCCGCGTACGGGGATCCCGCCGCCGGGCATGTCTCGACGGTGATGTGCCAGGTGGGGGACGACGCGCTGGACGTCGTGCGGTCCGCGTTGCCGGGTTCGCTGAAAGAGGGGTTCGCCGGCCACGTGTACCTCGACGGCAGGCGGGGGCTGGAGAAGGATCCGGTGGCCTACACCGACCGGTTGTGCGAGATGCACCCGATCGGCGGCGTGGAGTACTGCGTCGACAGGCTGGGAACGAGCATCCGGCGTACCGGGGTCTCCCACGTGATCATGATGGTGGAAGCGTCCGGTACGCCGGAGGGAACGCTCGAGAACATCGCGCGGATCGGGGAAGAGGTACTACCCGCGCTGCGGAACGGCTAG
- a CDS encoding SCO5389 family protein, whose product MSLDVSPALLEKAERGEVSDAEFVACVRESLPYAWTVITGVIAEAEGASDGFADNETPPPSEAERGQLLRALASDAIRGGLERHFGVKLAFQNCHRVAVFKKSQVDSDRYRAFVSVRGQLLNQSPELRDC is encoded by the coding sequence ATGTCTCTGGATGTATCGCCCGCGCTGCTTGAGAAGGCCGAGCGCGGGGAGGTCTCCGACGCCGAATTCGTCGCCTGCGTCCGGGAGTCCCTGCCGTACGCCTGGACCGTGATCACCGGTGTCATCGCGGAGGCCGAGGGCGCGTCCGACGGGTTCGCCGACAACGAGACGCCGCCGCCGAGTGAAGCCGAACGCGGTCAGCTGCTGCGGGCGCTGGCCTCGGACGCCATCCGCGGCGGGCTGGAACGGCACTTCGGCGTGAAGCTGGCGTTCCAGAACTGTCACCGGGTCGCCGTGTTCAAGAAGTCCCAGGTGGACAGTGACCGGTACCGCGCGTTCGTTTCGGTGCGCGGCCAGCTGCTGAACCAGAGCCCGGAACTCCGCGACTGCTAG
- a CDS encoding ABC transporter permease, translating to MNTLAKITFTETKLALRSPAWVLAGLLSPAVLLLGLGAIPALRTQSETTAGMRFIDAWVPSLVVLTIALMGLQAIPAVIAAYREQGILRRFATTPVHPAKLLVAQLIINVTVTVAGVGLLIVLGSAVFDVPGPRHPLGFLLAFVLGTTAIFGFGLIAASVAKTGRAAGGIAMVAYIPIMFLGGVYLPRPLLPTVIQDIGAYVPPGVKAMEDAWTGTGAQPLQLAVLAAFAVGSCVVAAKLFRWE from the coding sequence GTGAACACACTCGCCAAGATCACTTTCACCGAAACGAAACTCGCGCTGCGGTCACCGGCCTGGGTCCTCGCGGGGCTGCTGTCACCGGCCGTGTTGTTGCTCGGCCTCGGTGCCATCCCGGCCTTGCGGACGCAGAGCGAAACGACCGCGGGCATGCGGTTCATCGACGCCTGGGTGCCCTCGCTGGTGGTGCTCACCATCGCCCTGATGGGCCTGCAGGCGATCCCGGCCGTGATCGCGGCGTACCGCGAACAAGGCATCCTCCGCCGCTTCGCCACCACACCGGTGCATCCGGCCAAACTGCTGGTGGCCCAGCTGATCATCAACGTCACCGTCACCGTCGCCGGGGTCGGCCTGCTGATCGTGCTCGGCTCCGCCGTCTTCGACGTCCCAGGGCCACGACATCCGCTCGGCTTCCTGCTCGCGTTCGTGCTCGGAACGACGGCGATCTTCGGTTTCGGGCTGATCGCCGCGTCGGTGGCCAAGACCGGCCGCGCGGCGGGCGGGATCGCGATGGTCGCCTATATCCCGATCATGTTCCTCGGCGGCGTCTACCTGCCGCGTCCGTTGTTGCCGACGGTCATCCAGGACATCGGCGCGTACGTCCCGCCGGGTGTCAAGGCCATGGAGGACGCCTGGACCGGCACCGGTGCCCAGCCGCTGCAACTCGCCGTTCTGGCGGCTTTCGCGGTGGGCAGTTGTGTCGTGGCGGCGAAGCTTTTTCGCTGGGAGTGA
- a CDS encoding ABC transporter ATP-binding protein — protein MPIIEVTNLRKTYGEHVAVDDVSFHVEQGEIFGILGTNGAGKTTTVECLQGLRTPDSGTMSVLGLDPGKDHNALRQRLGSQLQESRLPEKLKVQEALDLYASFYANPADTGDLLAKLGLTAQRNKYFGKLSGGQKQRVSIALALVGSPEVAVLDELTTGLDPHARRDTWKLVEGVRDTGVTVLLVTHFMEEAERLCDRLAVFDAGRVVATGTPAELRDRTGKSTLDDAFVTLTGRD, from the coding sequence ATGCCAATCATCGAAGTCACCAACCTCCGCAAGACGTACGGGGAGCACGTCGCGGTCGACGACGTTTCGTTCCACGTGGAACAGGGCGAGATCTTCGGGATCCTCGGGACCAACGGCGCGGGCAAGACCACCACCGTCGAATGCCTCCAGGGACTGCGGACGCCGGACTCCGGCACCATGTCGGTCCTCGGCCTCGACCCCGGCAAGGACCACAACGCGCTCCGGCAGCGCCTCGGCTCCCAGCTCCAGGAAAGCCGCCTGCCGGAAAAGCTCAAGGTCCAAGAGGCACTCGACCTCTACGCGTCCTTCTACGCGAACCCCGCCGACACCGGTGACCTGCTCGCGAAGCTGGGACTCACCGCGCAGCGGAACAAGTACTTCGGCAAGCTTTCCGGCGGGCAGAAGCAGCGCGTTTCGATCGCGCTCGCGCTGGTCGGAAGCCCCGAGGTCGCCGTCCTCGACGAGCTGACCACCGGACTCGACCCCCACGCCCGCCGCGACACCTGGAAGCTCGTCGAGGGCGTGCGCGACACCGGCGTCACCGTCCTGCTCGTCACGCACTTCATGGAAGAGGCCGAACGCCTTTGCGACCGCCTCGCGGTCTTCGACGCCGGTCGCGTGGTCGCCACCGGCACCCCCGCCGAACTCCGCGACCGCACCGGTAAATCCACTTTGGACGATGCCTTCGTGACCCTGACCGGCCGCGACTGA
- a CDS encoding sensor histidine kinase produces MIRKYLVSVRRGFVLAALALVSWLDLLLELVGFCLLCVGLVFAYTLALEGMRPRAALTRRLSGRWCGVEVEPPYRPAPPEPERERDGWYREGNSLFKRSWFLKWTKRFEWISDDPATGRDLGWQLWNPFAGLLLVPAVLLTGPFALRVYGRWTRWWLGPRPARAGDGWVKRSLKALGHQMGLFGLSVAQLAMAVPTMLVLIGPAPAFPALVMAGRTVTDTLRREARNWTGVRIDRPYLPEPPFPVPRADGLYQYRRQLYDTPWWPARLGRWRWMMRDRATWRDLAGAVVNSVVLLLMMLPTATLVLFGFLGFLALWVWRPIAQWTDTSWSTTHWFSTIGLPEATTHWQALALTPVALAAFVAGLIPAPWLARQEARFAKLLLGPTESSRLEQRVERLKQTRTDASVAQAAEMRRIERDLHDGVQSRLVAMGMKLGAVEALIDTDPAAAKRLAAELRQTSSETLTELRLLVRGIHPPVLSERGLGDAVRAMALDSPLRASVNGVLPRLEQPAEACAYFAVSELLGNAAKHGEARRVSIELGYDDGVLRIEVTDDGKGGANAARGSGIRGIERRLGAFDGTFALTSPPGGPTKATVEIPCQLDPDASSPRTSTSSETD; encoded by the coding sequence ATGATTCGCAAGTACCTCGTCTCGGTGCGCCGCGGCTTCGTGCTCGCCGCTCTCGCCCTGGTGAGCTGGCTTGACCTCCTGCTCGAACTGGTGGGCTTTTGCCTGCTCTGCGTGGGGCTGGTCTTCGCGTACACGCTGGCCTTGGAGGGAATGCGTCCGCGCGCCGCGCTCACCAGGCGGCTGTCTGGACGCTGGTGCGGTGTCGAGGTCGAGCCGCCCTATCGGCCGGCCCCGCCGGAGCCGGAACGCGAGCGAGACGGCTGGTACCGCGAAGGGAACAGCCTGTTCAAGCGGTCTTGGTTCCTCAAGTGGACCAAACGGTTCGAGTGGATCTCCGACGATCCGGCGACCGGCCGCGACCTGGGCTGGCAGCTGTGGAATCCGTTCGCGGGTCTGCTGCTCGTGCCTGCCGTGCTGCTGACCGGGCCGTTCGCGCTGCGGGTTTACGGCCGCTGGACGCGCTGGTGGCTCGGACCGCGCCCGGCTCGCGCCGGAGACGGCTGGGTCAAGAGGAGCTTGAAGGCGCTGGGGCACCAGATGGGGCTCTTCGGGCTTTCGGTCGCGCAACTCGCGATGGCGGTCCCGACGATGCTCGTGCTGATCGGACCGGCGCCGGCGTTCCCCGCGCTGGTGATGGCGGGCCGGACGGTCACCGACACACTGCGCCGCGAGGCCAGGAACTGGACCGGCGTCCGGATCGATCGTCCGTATCTGCCGGAGCCGCCGTTCCCCGTCCCGCGGGCGGACGGGCTGTACCAGTACCGGCGGCAGCTGTACGACACGCCGTGGTGGCCCGCGCGGCTGGGCCGCTGGCGCTGGATGATGCGGGACAGGGCGACCTGGCGTGATCTGGCGGGTGCCGTGGTCAACTCCGTCGTCCTGCTGCTGATGATGTTGCCGACGGCCACTCTGGTGCTCTTCGGGTTCCTGGGTTTCCTGGCGCTGTGGGTGTGGCGGCCGATCGCCCAGTGGACGGACACCTCGTGGTCGACCACGCACTGGTTCTCGACGATCGGCCTGCCCGAGGCGACGACTCACTGGCAGGCGCTCGCGTTGACCCCGGTCGCGCTGGCGGCGTTCGTGGCGGGCCTGATCCCGGCGCCGTGGCTGGCGCGTCAGGAGGCGCGCTTCGCGAAGCTGCTTCTGGGGCCGACGGAATCTTCGCGGCTGGAACAGCGTGTCGAACGGCTGAAGCAGACGCGTACGGACGCGTCGGTGGCGCAGGCCGCCGAGATGCGGCGGATCGAGCGGGATCTGCACGACGGGGTCCAGTCGCGGCTGGTCGCGATGGGGATGAAGCTGGGTGCGGTCGAAGCGCTGATCGACACCGATCCGGCCGCCGCGAAACGGCTCGCCGCAGAGCTGCGGCAGACGTCGTCCGAGACGCTGACCGAACTGCGGCTCCTGGTCCGCGGGATTCACCCGCCGGTGTTGTCCGAACGCGGTCTCGGTGACGCGGTGCGGGCGATGGCGCTGGACAGTCCGTTGCGGGCTTCGGTGAACGGTGTACTTCCGCGGCTCGAACAGCCCGCGGAGGCGTGTGCGTACTTCGCTGTCAGCGAGTTGCTGGGCAACGCGGCGAAGCACGGTGAAGCGCGGAGGGTGTCGATCGAGCTCGGTTACGACGACGGTGTGCTGCGGATCGAGGTCACCGACGACGGCAAGGGCGGCGCGAACGCGGCGCGGGGCAGCGGGATTCGCGGGATCGAACGCAGGCTGGGTGCCTTCGACGGTACTTTTGCTCTGACCAGCCCGCCCGGCGGGCCGACGAAGGCGACCGTGGAGATCCCGTGCCAGCTCGACCCCGATGCGTCGTCGCCGAGGACCAGTACCTCCTCCGAGACGGACTGA
- a CDS encoding response regulator, whose amino-acid sequence MPARPRCVVAEDQYLLRDGLTHLLTAHGFDVVEAVGTGPELERALRTHRPDVSVVDVRMPPTLTDEGLQVALAVRRDLPGLPILVLSQHVEQLYARELLADGAGAIGYLLKDRVFNADQFIDAVRRVAGGGTAMDPEVIAKLVAGNASDPLAALTPREREVLELMAEGCSNAAIAGRLHFSEGAVGKHTANIFAKLGIVASDDTNRRVLAVLAFLGS is encoded by the coding sequence GTGCCAGCTCGACCCCGATGCGTCGTCGCCGAGGACCAGTACCTCCTCCGAGACGGACTGACGCATTTGCTGACCGCGCACGGCTTCGATGTCGTCGAGGCGGTCGGGACCGGGCCGGAGCTCGAGCGAGCGCTGCGGACGCACCGGCCGGATGTCTCGGTCGTCGACGTCCGGATGCCGCCGACGCTCACCGACGAGGGCCTGCAGGTTGCGCTGGCGGTGCGGCGCGACCTTCCCGGTTTGCCGATTCTCGTGCTGTCGCAACACGTCGAGCAGCTCTACGCGCGCGAACTGCTGGCGGACGGCGCCGGCGCGATCGGCTATCTGTTGAAAGACCGCGTCTTCAACGCCGACCAGTTCATCGACGCGGTGCGGCGGGTGGCGGGCGGCGGGACCGCGATGGATCCGGAGGTGATCGCGAAACTGGTGGCGGGCAACGCCTCCGACCCGCTGGCGGCCCTGACCCCGCGCGAACGCGAAGTGCTCGAATTGATGGCCGAAGGCTGTTCCAACGCCGCCATCGCCGGGCGGCTGCACTTCAGCGAGGGCGCGGTGGGCAAGCACACCGCGAACATCTTCGCGAAACTCGGCATCGTCGCTTCGGACGACACGAACCGGCGAGTACTTGCTGTCCTGGCGTTCCTGGGTTCCTGA